Within the Emticicia oligotrophica DSM 17448 genome, the region AGTGGCTACTACGTTAGCGATTGAGTGGGCGGGCAAACTTAGTGCTACTTTACAAAAATTATACATTGACGAAGGTGAAGACGACCAAGTGGCCAACGTGAAACGATTTGCTGCAACGGCCACTCCTGAGCAGGTTTTACCTCCATTACTGACTGTGGTAAATGATTTGAAAAAGAAATTTGGTAAATGGAAAATGCCTTGGGGCGAGATAAATCGTTATCAAAGAGTTTCGTCAGATATTCAACAAAAGTATGATGATGCCCAACCAAGTTATCCAGTAGGTTTTGCTTCCGCACTTTGGGGAATGTTGCCTTCTTATAATAGCCGTTATTATGCAGGTACTCAGAAACGTTATGGGGTTAGTGGTAATAGTTTTATTTGTGCAGTTGAATTTGGACCCAAAATAAAAGCTAAGTCATTATTAGCAGGTGGTGAAAGTGGCGACCCAAGCTCTAAACACTTCACCGACCAATTGGAAATGTACACCAAAGGCAAATTTAAAGATGTACTTTTCTACAAAGAAGATGTATTGAAAAACGCCGAGCGGACTTATCATCCTGGCGAATAAAAATATAAAAAAGCCTGTAAATTGATATTTTACAGGCTTTTTTATTGATTAATCGAACAGAAATGAACTTAATAAATCATTATAATTACTTTTATGAAGTTAGCTTTTTCTAAAGCTGCACGGCTCCTGAATACTGCAAAGTGGCGATGGCTTTTTCGTATTTCGATTTAAGCGTTTCGAGTTTAGTTTTCATTTCTATCAATTTGGTTTCTCTTGAGTTAATTAAAAATAATGTACTTTCACCCAAAAGGAACTTCTGCTTTTCTGCTTCCAATAACTTAGCTTGGTTACTATTGGCAACGAGTTGTTGTTCGATTTGTTTGGCTAAATTTTGTACTTCATTATAGGCACTTTCTACCGCAATCCTCAATTCTCGTTCAATAATGGTTTTATCGAAAGATGTTTGTAATTGCTTAATTCTAACCGATTGTAATTTGCCTCGTTCTTTTCTTAAAAACAAAGGCATTTCGAAATTGACGCCAATCTTATGATTATTGACTAAGAATCCACTTGGGACACTTTCTTTTTGGTAAGCTAATGGTACTTGTAAGAAATTGAAACTCACATTGAATTGGGGTTTGAGCATTTCCTTTCTAAAACCCTCTTCAATTCTTAACTGTTTTTGTTTTAAAATAATCTTGGCAATTTCTGGGTGATTTTGCTCAAGGTTTTTAAGAATATCATCAACTTTTTGGCGTTCAATTGCTACCCCTTGGGTTTCTTGCGGAATGAAATTAGAGCTAAGTTCAAGGGGCTGTTCAGAAGAATTCCATAAATAATTAGATAGAGCAAGCGAAGCATTTTGAAATTCTAACATTGATTGTTCTAAGGCAATTGAGCGGTCTTGTACCGTAATTCTTGCTTCAATGCTATCAATAGCGGCTGCTTCGCCTATCCTAGTTCGTTCGCTTAATAATTTAAAACGCTCGTCAGCCATCTGAAAAGCCTCTTGATTGAGTTTAAGTTTTTGATAACTCAGATACCATTCCCAATAATCTTTAGCTGCCGAAAAAATAAACTTATTGAGGGTCTTTTGGCGTTCTGCTTGAGCCATATTGCCCAATAATTTTGCTTGTAAAAGTGTGTTTCGGCGAGCATCAATGAGCAAGCCTTGTCCGAGAGGTACGCTAATGCCTGTAAATATCAAACTGGCAGATTCATCGCTTCTGAGTCGAGTACCTGAATTTTGTTCATAGCCACCTTTAAGCTCAATACCACTATAAATAGGCACTTTTAATGTACTTTCAAGGCGGTTATAATAATCTTTTCCATCGAGCGATTTTCTATCAAAATTTGTGGATAGTTTTGGGTCAAACTGTCCTCTTGCTTGTATCAATTCGGCCTTTGCATCATCCAAGTATAAATTAGCTTGTTTGATAACTGGATGGTTCTTAAGTACAATTTCTTGAAAATCTTGAAAAGAAAAAACTTCTGTTTTTTGAGAAAAAACCTTCAAAGAAAATAAACTCAGTAACCAACTCAGCCCCAAAATGTATATGTTTTTTCTGGTTAGTTTCATTTTTGGTTTCAATATGTTTTTATTTCTTTTCGGATGTATCTTTATCTTTCGTCTCATCTTCAGGAGCTTCTTTCAAACTCGGAGGGAAA harbors:
- a CDS encoding TolC family protein, translating into MKLTRKNIYILGLSWLLSLFSLKVFSQKTEVFSFQDFQEIVLKNHPVIKQANLYLDDAKAELIQARGQFDPKLSTNFDRKSLDGKDYYNRLESTLKVPIYSGIELKGGYEQNSGTRLRSDESASLIFTGISVPLGQGLLIDARRNTLLQAKLLGNMAQAERQKTLNKFIFSAAKDYWEWYLSYQKLKLNQEAFQMADERFKLLSERTRIGEAAAIDSIEARITVQDRSIALEQSMLEFQNASLALSNYLWNSSEQPLELSSNFIPQETQGVAIERQKVDDILKNLEQNHPEIAKIILKQKQLRIEEGFRKEMLKPQFNVSFNFLQVPLAYQKESVPSGFLVNNHKIGVNFEMPLFLRKERGKLQSVRIKQLQTSFDKTIIERELRIAVESAYNEVQNLAKQIEQQLVANSNQAKLLEAEKQKFLLGESTLFLINSRETKLIEMKTKLETLKSKYEKAIATLQYSGAVQL